A region of Selenomonadales bacterium 4137-cl DNA encodes the following proteins:
- a CDS encoding septum site-determining protein MinC produces the protein MAAKGEMVAFKGVNGEVQLVLNTENFAAALEQLAAKLAAAEEFFPRGTMVKVPAARLGADERRQLDAVFGEFGLVCAPEWPDGRDGEEDAPATAERDGYEINALVVARTVRSGQKVVHPGSVVVIGDVNPGAQVIAGRDIIILGACRGVAHAGAYGDETATITANRIVATQLRIAGLIARAPDDLDKPAYIETARIKEGSVVIEPANR, from the coding sequence GTGGCCGCAAAGGGCGAAATGGTAGCCTTCAAAGGAGTTAACGGCGAGGTGCAGCTTGTTCTGAACACGGAAAACTTCGCCGCCGCCCTGGAGCAGTTGGCCGCCAAACTGGCCGCCGCTGAAGAGTTTTTCCCCCGCGGTACGATGGTGAAAGTGCCGGCCGCCCGGCTTGGCGCCGACGAAAGGCGGCAGCTTGACGCCGTGTTCGGCGAATTCGGGCTGGTCTGCGCGCCGGAGTGGCCCGACGGCCGCGACGGAGAAGAAGATGCCCCGGCAACCGCCGAGCGGGACGGGTACGAGATAAACGCCCTGGTCGTCGCCAGGACGGTGAGGAGCGGCCAGAAGGTCGTCCATCCCGGGTCGGTGGTTGTCATCGGCGACGTCAACCCCGGCGCCCAGGTGATCGCCGGCCGGGACATAATAATCCTCGGCGCCTGCCGGGGGGTCGCCCATGCCGGCGCGTACGGCGATGAGACCGCCACCATCACCGCCAACAGGATCGTTGCCACCCAGCTTCGCATCGCCGGGCTGATTGCCAGGGCGCCCGACGATCTGGACAAGCCGGCTTATATCGAGACGGCC
- a CDS encoding KTSC domain-containing protein, with the protein MRGTTVKSNLRSVRYDAETRVLEVEFHAGGVREYRDVPLVVYESLMTAVSRDEYFEKHIRFRFRHRHIFKI; encoded by the coding sequence ATGCGCGGAACAACAGTGAAGTCCAACCTGCGTTCTGTCCGCTATGATGCCGAAACCAGGGTTCTTGAGGTGGAGTTTCACGCCGGCGGCGTGCGCGAGTACCGCGATGTTCCCCTTGTGGTATACGAATCGCTTATGACCGCCGTTTCCCGCGACGAGTATTTCGAAAAGCATATCCGTTTCCGCTTCCGTCATCGCCATATTTTCAAGATTTAG